One Streptomyces sp. P9-A2 DNA window includes the following coding sequences:
- a CDS encoding AMP-binding protein, which translates to MRLEDRFLAVLADHRDEPAIVEPHRSWTFAEVDALARHWAAGLRSRDGSRPAAVAVLAGRNATGCIGVLAALYADAAFVPVNPAFPAVRSAGAMAATGVGVLIADVTADQELVAAILAAHPVPVLWADPDAPVPVSDAGLGRRFSEIAYVLFTSGSSGSPKGVSISHANVDAFLDAAVARYPMGPPDRSALTCDLTFDLALASLFLAWSQGCAIVPASVFAMGDPARFAARYGITVWTSVPSAIGLARDAGSLVPGCLPGLRISMFCGEALTVDAATAWSRAAPGSAVVNNYGPTEVTMFCTAFEFRSDPPLDGPTVPIGHPFEGVEIAVVDADGRPAEAGELLLRGPQMFGGYVDPGQDDGAFTETDAPGGRWYRTGDVVRSGVDGLTYIGRRDDQLQVGGFRVEPAEVEQAIRALLGVATAVAVQRRNTIVAFVSPAPAAEDPLLLVEEVLPAYMCPKHLIVVDEPRLNANGKIDRRYYRDRATELAV; encoded by the coding sequence ATGCGGTTGGAGGACCGGTTCCTGGCTGTGCTGGCCGACCACCGGGACGAACCCGCCATCGTGGAACCGCATCGTTCGTGGACGTTCGCCGAGGTCGACGCGCTCGCCCGGCACTGGGCCGCAGGGCTGCGCTCCCGAGACGGCAGCCGTCCCGCTGCGGTCGCCGTGCTCGCGGGACGCAACGCGACCGGCTGCATCGGCGTGCTCGCGGCGTTGTACGCCGATGCCGCGTTCGTGCCGGTCAATCCGGCGTTCCCGGCCGTGCGCAGTGCGGGCGCGATGGCCGCGACCGGGGTGGGCGTGCTCATCGCCGATGTGACCGCCGACCAGGAGCTGGTCGCTGCGATCCTCGCCGCCCATCCGGTTCCGGTGCTGTGGGCGGATCCCGACGCCCCGGTGCCGGTCAGCGACGCCGGACTCGGCCGGCGATTTTCCGAGATCGCGTACGTGCTCTTCACGTCCGGTTCGTCGGGGAGCCCGAAGGGCGTGTCGATCTCCCACGCCAACGTCGACGCGTTCCTCGACGCCGCTGTCGCCCGCTATCCGATGGGTCCCCCGGACCGGTCGGCTCTGACCTGCGACCTGACCTTCGACCTCGCTCTGGCGTCGCTGTTCCTGGCCTGGTCGCAGGGATGCGCGATCGTGCCGGCCTCCGTGTTCGCCATGGGGGATCCGGCGCGGTTCGCGGCCCGCTACGGGATCACCGTGTGGACGTCGGTGCCGTCGGCCATCGGCCTGGCGAGGGATGCCGGGTCGCTGGTCCCGGGTTGCCTGCCCGGCCTGCGGATCAGCATGTTCTGCGGTGAGGCCCTGACGGTCGACGCGGCCACCGCCTGGTCGCGGGCCGCACCCGGCTCCGCCGTCGTCAACAACTACGGTCCGACCGAGGTGACGATGTTCTGCACCGCGTTCGAGTTCCGCTCCGACCCACCGCTGGACGGCCCCACCGTTCCCATCGGACACCCCTTCGAGGGCGTCGAGATCGCTGTCGTCGACGCCGACGGCCGCCCGGCTGAGGCCGGTGAGCTCCTGCTGCGAGGACCTCAGATGTTCGGCGGCTACGTGGACCCCGGCCAGGACGACGGAGCGTTCACGGAGACGGACGCGCCGGGCGGTCGCTGGTACCGGACCGGCGACGTGGTCCGGTCGGGCGTCGACGGTCTCACCTACATCGGCCGACGCGACGATCAGCTGCAGGTCGGCGGCTTCAGGGTGGAGCCGGCCGAGGTGGAACAGGCGATCCGTGCCCTGCTCGGAGTGGCCACCGCGGTCGCGGTCCAGCGGAGGAACACGATCGTCGCGTTCGTGTCGCCGGCGCCGGCGGCCGAGGATCCGCTCCTCCTGGTCGAGGAGGTGCTGCCGGCCTACATGTGTCCGAAGCACCTGATCGTCGTCGACGAGCCGCGGCTCAACGCCAACGGCAAGATCGACCGCCGCTACTACCGGGACCGTGCCACCGAGCTCGCGGTCTGA
- a CDS encoding methyltransferase: MNTSAESVPDDALGVSSWEVTQETEVEFGGLGWTVLPSVYPMHLVRSSEFFRRQLSALPPVHSFLEVGCGAGALSVLAVKNGLCQEATGVDINPNALAASQMNARRHGVEDATTFVYSDVFDGVSDSQFDLIFWNSNGALPDSGEILDEDAAISHHERAIFDPGYASHLRYLELGRNHLRPGGRLLIGFCGNGDLEFIKEKAAGLGLSLELLATDDEGSHPHYLLEIRETSPA, translated from the coding sequence ATGAACACATCGGCCGAGTCGGTACCCGACGATGCGCTCGGCGTCAGCTCGTGGGAGGTGACCCAGGAGACCGAGGTCGAGTTCGGTGGCCTCGGCTGGACCGTGCTCCCCAGCGTGTATCCCATGCACCTGGTCCGATCGAGCGAGTTCTTCCGGCGGCAGCTGAGCGCTCTTCCGCCGGTCCACTCCTTCCTGGAGGTCGGCTGCGGCGCCGGTGCGCTGTCGGTGCTCGCCGTCAAGAACGGTCTCTGCCAGGAGGCCACGGGCGTCGACATCAATCCCAACGCACTGGCCGCGTCGCAGATGAACGCTCGTCGGCACGGCGTCGAGGACGCGACGACGTTCGTCTACAGCGATGTGTTCGACGGGGTCTCGGACTCGCAGTTCGATCTCATCTTCTGGAACTCGAACGGCGCCCTTCCGGATTCCGGGGAGATCCTCGACGAGGATGCGGCCATCTCGCACCACGAGAGAGCCATCTTCGATCCCGGCTACGCCAGTCACCTGCGGTACCTCGAACTGGGCCGGAACCATCTCCGACCCGGAGGTCGGCTCCTGATCGGGTTCTGCGGTAACGGGGATCTCGAGTTCATCAAGGAGAAGGCAGCGGGCCTCGGCCTGAGCCTGGAACTCCTGGCCACCGACGATGAAGGAAGTCACCCGCACTACCTCCTGGAGATCCGGGAGACCTCTCCCGCCTAG
- a CDS encoding IS982 family transposase: MTTDLDTLLTALYVHVDDRSKTPQWRGRPPRLTDAELVTLAVAQAVLGFHCEARWLRYAHAHLHPMFPYLPQRPAYNKRLRAALPLVKRAIRSLAADTDLWLDDVWIVDSTPVECARSRETVKRSDLAGWANYGYCRSHSRFYWGLKLHLVCTPAGLPVTWALADPKIDERQVLAALIDDEPHLTAARPGLLILADKGYISAGLDRFLAARGISLLRPSYRNRGTPQPAEALLKTVRQLIESVNDTLKGQLDLEQHGGRTIEGASVRVAQRILAMTCAIWHNRTIGAPITRSLIAYDH, translated from the coding sequence GTGACGACCGATTTAGACACCCTCTTGACGGCACTGTACGTGCATGTCGATGACCGTTCGAAGACCCCGCAGTGGCGTGGACGTCCGCCGCGGCTGACCGATGCCGAGCTGGTGACCCTGGCGGTGGCCCAGGCCGTGCTGGGCTTCCACTGCGAGGCCCGCTGGCTGCGCTACGCCCACGCCCACCTGCACCCGATGTTCCCCTACCTGCCCCAACGCCCCGCCTACAACAAACGGCTGCGAGCCGCTCTGCCCCTGGTCAAACGGGCCATCCGATCGCTGGCCGCAGACACCGACCTATGGCTGGACGACGTGTGGATCGTGGACTCCACCCCCGTCGAGTGCGCCCGCTCCCGCGAGACCGTCAAACGCTCCGACCTGGCCGGCTGGGCCAACTACGGCTACTGCCGCTCCCACTCCCGCTTCTACTGGGGCCTGAAACTGCACCTGGTGTGCACCCCGGCCGGACTGCCCGTCACCTGGGCCCTGGCCGACCCCAAGATCGACGAACGACAGGTCCTGGCCGCCCTGATCGACGACGAACCGCACCTGACAGCCGCCCGGCCGGGGCTGCTGATCCTGGCGGACAAGGGCTACATCTCCGCCGGACTCGACCGCTTCCTCGCCGCCCGCGGCATCAGCCTGCTACGGCCCTCCTACCGCAACCGCGGCACCCCACAGCCCGCAGAAGCCCTGCTCAAGACGGTGCGGCAGCTGATCGAGTCGGTCAACGACACCCTCAAGGGCCAGCTCGACCTCGAACAGCACGGCGGCCGCACCATCGAGGGCGCCAGCGTCCGGGTGGCCCAGCGGATCCTGGCGATGACCTGCGCGATCTGGCACAACCGCACCATCGGCGCACCCATCACCAGGTCACTGATCGCCTACGACCACTGA
- a CDS encoding IS630 family transposase (programmed frameshift), with product MRYPDGGGLTAKQRAQRERVRFEAAEMFAAGAGPEQVARRLRVSRKSAYAWHAAWRADGADALCSKGPSGCPSRMKPSWRAWLEQALEEGPAAYGWVEDQRWTLERVVTLVARRFHVRFSKPQMSRILHQMGWSVQVPVHRAAERDEQAVATWIKETLAAGGKTVRDQDAWLVFEDESGQSLRPPKARTWSRRGRSPRVEVSGKGSGRISLAALVCARPGRRTRLIHRMLVHHAGRRGEKKGFRERDFAALLDAARQQLGGKIVLVWDNSTQHKDAQMRQLLAHREKWLTVFRLPAYTPELNPAEGVWANLKNSLGNLAAYTTDGLAVLARTRLKKMQYRPGLLDGFIAETGLVLQPP from the exons ATGAGGTATCCCGATGGGGGCGGCCTGACCGCGAAGCAGCGGGCCCAGCGGGAGCGGGTGCGGTTCGAGGCCGCCGAGATGTTCGCCGCCGGGGCCGGTCCCGAGCAGGTCGCCCGGCGGCTGCGGGTCTCGCGCAAGTCCGCCTATGCCTGGCACGCCGCCTGGCGGGCCGACGGCGCCGACGCGCTGTGCTCGAAGGGGCCCTCCGGCTGCCCGTCACGGATGAAGCCGTCCTGGCGGGCATGGCTGGAGCAGGCGCTGGAGGAGGGGCCGGCCGCGTACGGCTGGGTGGAGGACCAGCGGTGGACGCTGGAGCGGGTGGTCACGCTGGTCGCCCGCCGTTTCCATGTCCGTTTCAGCAAACCGCAGATGAGCCGGATCCTGCACCAGATGGGGTGGTCGGTGCAGGTGCCGGTGCACCGGGCCGCGGAACGGGACGAGCAGGCGGTGGCCACCTGGATCAAGGAGACCT TGGCCGCGGGTGGAAAAACGGTGAGGGACCAGGACGCGTGGCTGGTCTTCGAGGACGAATCGGGGCAGTCCCTTCGGCCGCCGAAGGCGCGCACCTGGTCCCGTCGCGGCCGCTCACCGCGGGTGGAGGTGTCGGGGAAGGGCTCGGGCAGAATCTCGCTGGCCGCGCTGGTGTGTGCCCGCCCCGGGCGACGCACCCGGCTGATCCACCGGATGCTGGTGCACCATGCCGGCCGCCGCGGGGAGAAGAAGGGCTTCCGGGAGCGGGACTTCGCCGCCTTGCTCGATGCCGCCCGCCAGCAACTGGGCGGGAAAATCGTGCTCGTGTGGGACAACTCCACCCAGCACAAAGACGCGCAGATGCGTCAGTTGCTGGCCCACCGGGAGAAGTGGTTGACGGTCTTCCGTCTCCCTGCATACACACCGGAGTTGAATCCGGCCGAGGGCGTGTGGGCGAACCTGAAGAACAGCCTGGGGAACCTGGCCGCGTACACCACCGACGGGCTCGCGGTGTTGGCTCGCACCCGGCTGAAGAAGATGCAGTACCGCCCTGGTCTGCTCGACGGCTTCATCGCAGAGACCGGCCTTGTCCTGCAACCACCGTAG
- a CDS encoding IS3 family transposase, whose protein sequence is MLGVTAACRLTGRSRATHYRRLRPAPPRRPRKPQVQPSALTAEERSAVLELMNSDEYAELAPAQIWARELDAGRYHCSVSTMYRILREKGQSGERRRQATHPAQAVPELVATAPSQVFTWDITKAAGPAKGIWYHAYVIIDIFSRYIVGHTVEAAESAERAEELIRETIVRNGIVPETVHADRGTSMTSKKVSQLLIDLGVTRSHSRPKVSNDNPYSEAQFKTTKYMSDYPERFDSLAHAREWFDAFIAYYNHEHRHSGIGWHTPASVHFGTAEEVRDQRAVTLAEAYARHPERFGRRPRPPEIPQTAWINDPSKRREPAPQTS, encoded by the coding sequence GTGCTGGGTGTGACTGCGGCGTGCCGGCTGACCGGCCGCTCGCGGGCCACCCACTACCGCCGGCTGCGTCCGGCGCCACCACGCCGGCCCCGCAAGCCGCAGGTCCAGCCCTCGGCCCTGACGGCCGAAGAACGGTCTGCGGTACTGGAGTTGATGAACAGCGACGAGTACGCCGAACTGGCGCCCGCGCAGATCTGGGCCCGCGAGCTGGATGCCGGGCGCTACCACTGCTCGGTCTCCACGATGTACCGGATCCTGCGCGAGAAGGGCCAGTCCGGCGAGCGCCGAAGACAGGCCACCCACCCCGCCCAGGCGGTGCCCGAACTGGTGGCCACCGCCCCGTCGCAGGTGTTCACCTGGGACATCACCAAGGCGGCCGGACCGGCAAAGGGCATCTGGTATCACGCCTACGTCATCATCGACATCTTCAGCCGCTACATCGTCGGCCACACCGTCGAGGCCGCTGAATCGGCCGAACGGGCCGAGGAGTTGATCCGCGAGACCATCGTCCGCAACGGGATCGTGCCCGAGACCGTGCACGCCGACCGCGGCACCTCGATGACGAGCAAGAAGGTCTCCCAGCTGCTGATCGACCTCGGGGTGACAAGGTCGCACTCGCGGCCGAAGGTCTCCAACGACAACCCCTACAGCGAGGCCCAGTTCAAGACCACGAAGTACATGTCGGACTATCCCGAACGGTTCGACTCGCTGGCCCACGCCCGCGAATGGTTCGACGCCTTCATCGCGTACTACAACCACGAGCACCGGCACTCGGGCATCGGCTGGCACACACCCGCCTCCGTCCACTTCGGGACCGCCGAGGAGGTCCGCGACCAGCGCGCGGTCACCCTCGCCGAGGCATACGCCCGCCACCCCGAACGCTTCGGCCGCCGCCCCCGACCACCCGAGATACCCCAGACGGCCTGGATCAACGACCCGTCCAAGCGCCGCGAACCCGCACCACAAACCTCATAG